The Triticum aestivum cultivar Chinese Spring chromosome 7B, IWGSC CS RefSeq v2.1, whole genome shotgun sequence genome window below encodes:
- the LOC123155711 gene encoding uncharacterized protein, translated as MASVRLVAKEIGALSVDLSDLSQELTKVVRSSLSIVHTADAQLRQLATSAQQGTAQGAANRKKAVGEPLVATTVREVRELIADIRSGFGAAFGIANLFRWASKFWSKRPTNNSQ; from the exons ATGGCTTCAGTGAGACTAGTTGCAAAAGAGATCGGTGCCTTGAGTGTTGATCTCAGTGACCTAAG TCAAGAATTGACGAAGGTTGTGAGGAGTTCCTTGAGCATTGTTCATACAGCTGACGCTCAACTTCGCCAGCTGGCAACCTCAGCCCAACAAG GAACCGCTCAGGGGGCGGCTAACCGGAAGAAAGCAGTAGGGGAGCCATTGGTGGCTACTACCGTGAGAGAAGTCCGTGAGTTGATTGCGGACATCCGGTCAGGATTTGGAGCAGCCTTCGGCATCGCCAACCTTTTCAGGTGGGCATCAAAATTTTGGTCAAAGCGCCCTACGAATAACTCACAGTGA